Proteins from a single region of Candidatus Binatia bacterium:
- a CDS encoding TonB-dependent receptor, whose product MRAAAIAFVAGAVACGAFARASELTTGSIQGSVRDVHGAPIAGAAIAARAPSGRYDATTDGAGRFVILGVVPDTYAVRAEARGYQPGSEVAIVLPGEREEISFTLQTRLKEIARVEAKGEAFPVGATSDTFAVTGSTARATYPTESSSGLANYTQGSVQGAIANVPGVQLDTFANVIVRGGKVQDTGFNYDSVPIPQGLIAEPGGNIVGAQLGTTGVAATTLTLSGFTDSSQNALGGVVNEIPAIGTFPARGTFELAAGLGAQYGETQASEQWATPDLRWRYALAVGASSGYFPYGDGVTFYPSEMGTYGLALQTRAQSSWSANVHFQPEQRDDFSATFLSGVATYDQYDTPYAGEKWATFDSTSTSFPGQPSDPNAQVDTPSRARGTYLVAKLQWLHNWQHSLGRAYVYRSQIGATANGPFWDDLSFPDGVISLWSQQNQRQDGVGYDFDDRAGEKHDLRAGAQYSVNVSSLDQLVPTADELVTSNPRLNQYLVYLGDTWSIDDRLNANATLRYVGEHVLTGTGFAYGVGAIDPHLAIAYDLPAQSALRATFDHTSVAPLPLEVQRTDSTAPAAPVVLAPETADDYSISYERGGPTQVRLTYYAELEKNRIDVLPVNFRANPENPNAVGVPTNAGMLRSHGVELFVKHGGLQFNANYGRTFTSSVDQFAYNDLNPAAILAGHLYPAGYVPDFTATLAYEIDLARGKVRVTPFLSYESGYPYGNGTMVWIPNPKTGAPELVPNDNYVNPGYNYYFLRNPGLPFNAATNPYVASLGTGEGADPNTLRTPAQTLTSIHVEADLAPRVTAIFDVTNLFAVASPTQLQGNPYLIGPPGYAGGNLNYERAYGAQYCKGCLYTLGNGIPTNDGRTQVVPWDYGTSGYVPMAYPMGRTAQVRLRYRL is encoded by the coding sequence ATGCGCGCGGCCGCGATTGCGTTCGTCGCCGGCGCGGTCGCGTGCGGCGCCTTCGCGCGCGCTTCGGAGTTGACGACCGGCTCGATTCAAGGCAGCGTTCGCGACGTCCACGGCGCTCCGATTGCGGGAGCGGCGATCGCGGCGCGCGCGCCCTCGGGACGGTACGATGCGACGACCGACGGCGCCGGGCGTTTCGTCATCCTCGGCGTCGTTCCGGACACGTACGCCGTTCGGGCCGAAGCGAGAGGTTATCAACCGGGCAGCGAGGTTGCGATCGTGCTGCCGGGCGAGCGCGAAGAGATCTCGTTCACGCTGCAGACGCGACTAAAAGAGATCGCGCGGGTCGAGGCCAAGGGCGAGGCCTTTCCCGTCGGCGCGACGAGCGATACGTTTGCCGTAACCGGGAGCACCGCGAGAGCGACGTATCCCACCGAATCGTCCTCGGGACTCGCGAACTACACGCAAGGATCGGTACAAGGCGCGATCGCCAACGTACCGGGCGTGCAACTCGATACGTTCGCGAACGTCATCGTGCGCGGCGGCAAGGTGCAGGACACCGGCTTCAACTACGATTCGGTTCCGATTCCGCAAGGGCTGATCGCGGAACCGGGCGGGAACATCGTCGGAGCGCAACTCGGCACGACCGGCGTCGCCGCAACGACGCTGACGCTGAGCGGCTTCACCGATTCGAGCCAAAACGCGCTCGGCGGCGTCGTCAACGAGATCCCGGCGATCGGAACCTTTCCCGCGCGCGGAACGTTCGAACTCGCCGCGGGTCTCGGCGCGCAATACGGCGAGACGCAGGCGAGCGAACAGTGGGCGACGCCGGACTTGCGTTGGCGCTACGCCCTCGCGGTCGGCGCGAGCAGCGGCTACTTTCCGTACGGCGACGGCGTCACGTTCTACCCCTCGGAGATGGGAACGTACGGGCTCGCGCTCCAGACCCGCGCGCAATCGTCGTGGTCGGCCAACGTCCACTTTCAGCCGGAGCAGCGCGACGACTTCTCGGCGACGTTCCTCTCCGGCGTCGCGACGTACGACCAATACGATACGCCGTACGCCGGCGAGAAATGGGCGACGTTCGACTCGACCTCGACTTCGTTTCCTGGCCAGCCCTCAGACCCCAACGCACAGGTAGATACGCCGTCGCGTGCGCGCGGCACCTATCTCGTCGCGAAGCTCCAGTGGCTCCACAACTGGCAGCATTCGCTCGGACGCGCCTACGTCTACCGCTCGCAGATCGGCGCCACGGCAAACGGGCCGTTCTGGGACGATCTCTCCTTCCCCGACGGCGTGATCTCGCTCTGGTCGCAGCAGAATCAGCGGCAGGACGGCGTCGGCTACGATTTCGACGATCGAGCCGGAGAGAAGCACGACCTACGCGCCGGGGCGCAGTACTCGGTCAACGTCAGTTCGCTCGATCAGCTCGTGCCGACCGCGGACGAGCTCGTGACCTCGAATCCGCGCCTCAATCAGTATCTCGTCTACCTCGGCGACACGTGGTCGATCGACGACCGGCTGAACGCGAACGCGACGCTGCGGTACGTCGGCGAGCACGTCCTCACCGGCACCGGATTCGCCTACGGCGTCGGCGCGATCGATCCGCATCTCGCGATCGCGTACGACCTTCCGGCGCAGAGCGCGCTGCGCGCGACCTTCGATCACACCTCGGTCGCGCCGCTCCCGCTCGAGGTGCAGCGCACCGATTCGACCGCGCCGGCGGCGCCGGTCGTGCTCGCTCCGGAGACCGCCGACGACTACAGCATCTCGTACGAGCGCGGCGGCCCGACGCAGGTTCGCCTGACGTACTATGCCGAGCTCGAAAAGAACCGGATCGACGTTCTGCCGGTTAACTTTCGCGCGAACCCGGAGAATCCAAATGCGGTCGGCGTCCCGACGAACGCGGGTATGCTGCGATCGCACGGCGTCGAGCTCTTCGTCAAGCACGGCGGCCTGCAGTTCAACGCGAACTACGGCCGAACGTTCACGTCGAGCGTCGATCAGTTCGCCTATAACGATCTCAATCCGGCGGCGATTCTAGCCGGGCATCTCTACCCGGCGGGTTACGTTCCCGACTTCACCGCCACGCTCGCGTACGAGATCGATCTCGCGCGCGGCAAGGTCCGCGTGACGCCGTTCCTCTCGTACGAGAGCGGCTATCCGTACGGCAACGGCACGATGGTCTGGATTCCCAACCCGAAGACGGGCGCGCCCGAACTCGTTCCGAACGATAACTACGTCAATCCCGGCTACAATTATTACTTTCTGCGCAACCCGGGGCTTCCGTTCAACGCCGCTACGAATCCGTACGTCGCCTCGCTGGGAACCGGCGAGGGCGCCGATCCCAACACGTTGCGCACGCCGGCGCAGACGCTGACTTCAATCCACGTGGAAGCGGATCTCGCGCCGCGCGTGACGGCGATCTTCGACGTTACGAATCTCTTTGCGGTCGCGTCGCCGACCCAACTCCAAGGAAATCCGTATCTCATCGGACCGCCGGGGTACGCCGGCGGCAACCTCAACTACGAGCGCGCCTACGGTGCGCAGTACTGCAAGGGCTGCCTCTACACGCTCGGAAACGGGATCCCGACGAACGACGGACGCACCCAGGTCGTACCGTGGGACTACGGAACGAGCGGGTACGTCCCGATGGCGTATCCGATGGGGCGCACCGCGCAGGTGCGCCTGCGCTACCGGCTATAG
- a CDS encoding IPT/TIG domain-containing protein, with translation MKFTGSRGFVVLVEVIYLIALFGLALYYIFDPTNWARTTWERLAPLPIGVLWFGALGSVIISLSGAFDHRQDWDPSWNLWHFTRPLVGVSLAIISWLIFQAAILGVGSQIPNPTAATPTNLLFYLIAFVVGYREDVFRSLIKRVADVIMMPGNVAAAPSAASGAPAAAASHAPAPAGTHALPPPIVVALSPPAGAPGQRVTIAGIGLGGTTGVRFGSNAALNFTTDSDAQVTATTPSGSGSVDVTLTTRNGSIDAGQFTYLDL, from the coding sequence ATGAAATTCACCGGTTCGCGCGGATTCGTCGTGCTCGTCGAGGTGATCTATCTGATCGCGCTCTTCGGGCTCGCGCTCTACTATATTTTCGATCCGACCAACTGGGCTCGAACGACGTGGGAGAGGCTCGCCCCGCTTCCGATCGGCGTCCTCTGGTTCGGCGCTCTCGGTTCGGTGATCATCTCGCTCTCGGGCGCGTTCGACCATCGTCAGGACTGGGACCCAAGCTGGAATCTCTGGCACTTCACGCGGCCGCTCGTCGGCGTCAGCCTCGCGATCATCTCCTGGCTGATCTTTCAGGCCGCGATCCTCGGCGTCGGCTCGCAGATCCCCAATCCGACCGCCGCTACGCCGACGAACCTGCTCTTCTACCTGATAGCGTTCGTCGTTGGATATCGCGAGGACGTCTTCCGCAGCCTGATCAAGCGGGTTGCCGACGTGATCATGATGCCGGGCAACGTCGCGGCGGCGCCCTCGGCGGCTTCCGGAGCGCCCGCGGCGGCTGCGTCGCACGCGCCGGCTCCGGCCGGGACGCACGCTCTGCCGCCGCCGATCGTCGTCGCGTTGAGCCCGCCGGCGGGAGCGCCGGGACAACGCGTTACGATCGCCGGGATCGGACTCGGCGGCACGACGGGCGTGCGGTTCGGATCGAACGCCGCGTTAAATTTCACCACCGACTCCGACGCGCAGGTGACCGCGACGACTCCCTCAGGGTCGGGCTCGGTCGACGTGACGTTGACGACGAGAAACGGCAGCATCGATGCCGGGCAGTTTACGTATCTCGATCTATAG
- a CDS encoding cytochrome c: protein MRLLLLGAIATLVATACSKGSSGPGDGSKIYVANCASCHQVDGKGVAGTFPPLAGNPIVTGNPANLIRIVKYGLTGPVVVEGKRFDGMMPAWHPQLSDDDLAAVLTYVRSAWGAKAGAVTAADVAAVSK, encoded by the coding sequence GTGCGTCTTCTTCTGCTCGGCGCGATCGCAACGCTCGTCGCGACCGCATGCTCGAAAGGCTCGAGCGGCCCCGGCGACGGATCGAAGATCTATGTGGCAAACTGCGCGAGCTGCCATCAAGTTGACGGAAAGGGAGTCGCGGGCACCTTTCCGCCGTTGGCCGGAAACCCGATCGTCACAGGTAATCCGGCGAACCTCATCCGGATCGTGAAATACGGACTGACGGGACCGGTCGTCGTCGAGGGCAAGCGCTTCGACGGAATGATGCCGGCGTGGCATCCGCAGCTCTCCGACGACGATCTGGCCGCGGTGCTTACGTACGTCCGCTCGGCGTGGGGCGCGAAGGCCGGCGCGGTCACTGCCGCGGACGTCGCCGCCGTGTCGAAGTAG
- a CDS encoding alpha/beta hydrolase: MRPAFLFVHGWQGDKSVWDGVIAALGPGADCVAVDLRGSGASPRPGPYNLEQFAADLRETVESLGIAPVVVVGHSMGATVALRFALDSPELTHGLVLIAPVPASGGGYSAKGEAYLRATAGDPAAARSWLARTLRDPGANGTLDRLCAAAARTQREAALESFESWAHADFAEQTRELAVPALVIAPEHDLPQSAEERVAALLPNARFVVLPDAAHYAIVELPHEIADLIRQFR, encoded by the coding sequence GTGCGGCCCGCGTTTCTCTTCGTTCACGGTTGGCAAGGCGATAAGTCCGTTTGGGACGGCGTCATCGCGGCGCTTGGGCCCGGCGCGGATTGCGTCGCCGTGGATCTGCGCGGCAGCGGCGCTTCGCCACGGCCCGGCCCGTACAATCTCGAGCAGTTCGCGGCCGATCTGCGCGAGACGGTCGAGTCGCTCGGGATCGCGCCCGTCGTCGTCGTCGGTCACTCGATGGGTGCGACGGTCGCCTTGCGGTTCGCGCTCGATTCACCCGAGCTGACGCACGGTCTCGTCTTGATCGCCCCCGTCCCCGCGAGCGGCGGCGGTTACTCGGCAAAGGGCGAGGCCTATCTGCGCGCGACCGCCGGCGATCCGGCCGCAGCGAGAAGTTGGCTCGCGCGCACGCTGCGCGATCCCGGAGCGAACGGAACGCTCGACCGCCTCTGCGCGGCCGCCGCGCGTACGCAGCGCGAGGCCGCGTTGGAATCGTTCGAATCCTGGGCGCACGCCGACTTCGCCGAGCAAACGCGCGAGCTCGCCGTGCCCGCGCTCGTGATCGCACCCGAGCACGATCTGCCGCAGAGCGCCGAGGAGCGCGTGGCGGCGCTGCTTCCCAACGCGCGTTTCGTCGTGCTTCCCGACGCGGCGCACTACGCGATCGTCGAACTCCCGCACGAGATCGCGGATCTGATTCGCCAGTTCAGATGA
- a CDS encoding proton-conducting transporter membrane subunit — MNDASLVLTGIAIAVAIAGAVAAPLVPERRAPVLLALSGCIAAALSLCAAVMALIGGGSGERLLWSLPVLGPMAVGTTRLGELFAAIAALVYIPTSLYAVRYLERYAAGHSLRTFVAWYCVLLAAVLAIFVCRDVVSFFIVWEIVAIAASVLVAYEWERERNARAAFIMLAASEAGTIAAIVAVLMTHASAASLLFSAAGSPLSAGARWAVFILSFFGFGVKAGLLPVNSWLPRAHPVAPGNVSALLSGVILNLGIYGIVLVNLQLAPVRYEAEGVVVLFIGAASALIGILYATIEDDLKATLAYSSIENLGIVVTALGVAFVFEAEHRSLLAAIGFAAAVYHLANHSVYKALLFLGAATVDARLGTRSMNRLGGVIRVLPVTAALFFVGVLAIAAIPPLNGFVSEWLTFQALLRSVELSPLGLRVAFALSGAALALTAALAVTCFVKVFGMTFLGRSRTPLPHVPEASRTMRLGMAILALECLLLGVLPTYVLPAIGRGASDIFGPSAVAAALVPPFFTPHAGPNPLSDEFVRAFHALGAQIGAGLPGRGWVVMLRGGPTNPVVFAMSTTYMAVLIGVLLLLTYGVVRLIGRGAKAIRIAPWSGGLSPLLSEMTYTATGFSNPVRVIFDAIFNPTEVEDERETIHQHFRSAIRRSRDDVFLADRISNIPLTRAALAAASFFAKMHHGRLSAYVAYALLTLIVALVIVMFI; from the coding sequence GTGAACGACGCTTCGCTCGTTCTGACCGGGATCGCGATTGCCGTGGCGATTGCCGGAGCCGTCGCGGCTCCGCTCGTGCCGGAGCGTCGAGCTCCGGTGTTGCTCGCGCTTTCTGGCTGCATCGCGGCGGCGCTCTCCCTCTGCGCGGCCGTTATGGCATTGATCGGCGGCGGAAGCGGAGAGCGTCTGCTGTGGTCGCTGCCCGTGCTCGGCCCAATGGCCGTCGGTACGACTCGACTCGGCGAACTCTTCGCGGCGATCGCCGCGCTCGTTTATATTCCAACGTCACTTTACGCCGTGCGCTATCTAGAGAGATACGCAGCCGGGCATTCCCTGCGAACCTTCGTCGCCTGGTATTGCGTTCTGTTGGCGGCGGTCCTGGCGATCTTCGTCTGCCGGGACGTCGTCTCGTTTTTCATCGTGTGGGAGATCGTCGCGATTGCCGCCTCGGTTCTCGTCGCATACGAGTGGGAGCGCGAACGAAACGCGAGAGCCGCGTTCATCATGCTGGCGGCGAGCGAAGCGGGTACGATCGCCGCGATCGTCGCCGTGCTCATGACGCACGCCTCTGCGGCATCGTTGCTTTTTAGCGCTGCAGGCTCGCCCCTCTCGGCCGGCGCGCGTTGGGCGGTCTTTATCCTCTCGTTCTTCGGCTTCGGCGTAAAGGCGGGACTGCTGCCGGTGAACTCATGGCTGCCGCGGGCGCACCCGGTCGCTCCGGGCAACGTCTCCGCGCTGCTTTCCGGCGTTATACTCAACTTGGGAATCTATGGCATCGTCCTCGTCAATCTGCAACTCGCCCCGGTGCGCTACGAGGCGGAGGGCGTCGTCGTGCTCTTCATCGGTGCGGCCTCGGCTTTGATCGGCATCTTATACGCGACGATCGAAGACGACCTCAAGGCGACGCTGGCATATAGTTCGATCGAAAACCTCGGGATCGTCGTGACGGCGCTGGGAGTGGCGTTCGTGTTCGAGGCGGAACATCGAAGCCTCCTTGCGGCAATCGGGTTTGCGGCCGCCGTCTATCACCTAGCCAACCACTCCGTCTACAAAGCCCTGCTGTTCCTCGGCGCCGCAACGGTTGATGCGCGGCTCGGTACGCGGTCGATGAATCGCCTTGGCGGAGTCATCCGCGTGCTGCCCGTGACGGCAGCGCTCTTCTTTGTTGGCGTTCTCGCGATCGCCGCGATCCCGCCGCTCAACGGATTCGTCAGCGAGTGGCTGACGTTTCAAGCGCTGCTCCGGAGCGTCGAGCTGTCGCCGCTTGGGCTACGCGTCGCCTTCGCGCTGAGCGGCGCGGCGCTAGCCTTGACCGCCGCGCTCGCGGTTACGTGCTTCGTGAAGGTCTTCGGCATGACGTTTTTGGGCCGTTCGCGTACGCCGTTGCCGCACGTCCCGGAAGCCTCTCGCACGATGCGGCTGGGGATGGCCATCCTCGCATTAGAGTGCCTACTGCTTGGCGTTTTGCCTACCTACGTGCTTCCCGCGATCGGTCGCGGCGCGAGCGACATCTTCGGTCCGTCCGCGGTCGCGGCCGCGCTCGTTCCCCCGTTCTTCACGCCGCACGCGGGCCCCAATCCGCTATCCGACGAATTCGTTAGGGCGTTTCACGCATTGGGAGCGCAGATCGGTGCCGGGCTCCCGGGACGCGGCTGGGTCGTCATGCTCCGCGGCGGTCCGACCAATCCCGTCGTCTTCGCGATGTCGACGACATATATGGCCGTTCTCATCGGCGTGTTGTTGCTCCTCACCTATGGCGTCGTGCGTCTGATAGGTCGGGGCGCGAAAGCGATTCGAATCGCGCCGTGGTCGGGCGGCCTCTCGCCGCTCCTATCCGAGATGACGTATACCGCCACGGGTTTCTCGAATCCGGTGCGCGTCATCTTCGATGCGATCTTTAACCCGACGGAGGTCGAAGACGAACGCGAGACGATCCACCAGCACTTTAGATCGGCAATTCGGCGCAGCCGCGACGACGTTTTTCTTGCCGACCGCATCTCGAACATTCCGCTGACGCGCGCGGCGTTGGCCGCCGCCTCGTTCTTTGCGAAGATGCACCACGGGCGGCTCTCCGCCTACGTCGCCTACGCTCTCCTCACCCTGATCGTCGCGCTCGTCATCGTCATGTTCATCTGA
- a CDS encoding NADH:ubiquinone oxidoreductase, with protein MNWFLRGLRAGTLTERLPGPGDLDTALSPGMPAPTTFPGDVEALEAIALCPTSALEKNGNVVEVDEDRCVACMRCKNVAAWRRDALHAHGTGGTQGPLGARFGRSIHVRIVDAGDCGACLNELAQINGPSYNLHRFGIFITPTPRQADVLLVVGPVTRQMLEPLKIAYEAMPAPKRVVAAGACAASGGIFGPSVMCGAGAKSAVPVDLVVPGCPPPPLAIVAALRRVCGQEEWP; from the coding sequence GTGAATTGGTTCCTACGAGGCTTGCGTGCGGGGACCCTTACCGAGAGGCTGCCGGGGCCGGGCGACCTCGATACGGCTCTCTCGCCGGGAATGCCCGCGCCGACCACATTTCCAGGGGACGTCGAGGCGTTGGAGGCGATCGCGCTCTGCCCGACCTCGGCGCTCGAAAAGAATGGGAACGTCGTCGAGGTGGACGAGGATCGGTGCGTGGCGTGCATGCGCTGCAAGAACGTTGCGGCCTGGCGCCGCGACGCACTCCACGCGCACGGCACGGGCGGAACGCAGGGTCCGCTGGGCGCACGATTCGGCCGTTCGATTCACGTTCGCATCGTGGATGCCGGCGATTGCGGCGCGTGTCTCAACGAGCTTGCGCAGATCAACGGGCCGTCGTATAACCTGCACCGCTTTGGGATCTTCATCACGCCGACGCCGCGTCAGGCGGACGTCCTGCTCGTCGTCGGTCCGGTTACGCGCCAGATGCTCGAGCCGCTCAAGATCGCATACGAAGCCATGCCGGCTCCCAAGCGAGTGGTGGCCGCCGGTGCGTGCGCTGCAAGCGGCGGCATCTTCGGCCCGTCGGTGATGTGCGGGGCCGGGGCGAAGAGCGCCGTGCCCGTCGATTTGGTCGTCCCCGGCTGTCCTCCGCCGCCGCTTGCCATCGTCGCGGCGCTGCGGAGAGTCTGCGGGCAGGAAGAGTGGCCGTGA